From the genome of Danio rerio strain Tuebingen ecotype United States chromosome 2, GRCz12tu, whole genome shotgun sequence, one region includes:
- the trnau1apb gene encoding tRNA selenocysteine 1-associated protein 1-like: MFNRMTSLWMGDLDPYMDENFIKQAFSTMGETAFGVKIITHRVTGGSAGYCFVEMADEASVDRCVQRLNGKLVPGSNPPRKFKLNYATYGKRPEPGPEFSVFVGDLTSEVDDYQLHQFFLKKFPSCKGAKVVTDPYGNSRGYGFVKFSDENEQKKALEEFQNASGLGGKPIRISIAVNKGNKASTYHNQNNTYNTNYQQQYYQQPYNSYYPQWGYDQYSGYNYGYNPYAAPPPMMGPPPPMGMPPMPPDMQGSTEAHDGTEEVEEDPSEDPNPQVDVEELNRQYMERSEELYDSLMECHWLPMDTITSDISMMNGS; this comes from the exons ATGTTTAACAGAATGACAAGTTTGTGGATGGGCGAT TTAGACCCATACATGGACGAGAACTTCATTAAGCAAGCTTTCAGCACCATGGGAGAGACTGCGTTCGGTGTCAAGATCATTACACATCGAGTTACTGG AGGCTCAGCTGGATATTGTTTTGTGGAGATGGCAGATGAGGCCAGTGTTGACCGCTGCGTGCAGAGGCTTAATGGGAAGCTGGTTCCAGGATCAAATCCG cCCAGGAAGTTCAAGCTAAACTATGCAACATATGGGAAAAGGCCAGAGCCTGG CCCAGAGTTCTCTGTCTTTGTTGGCGATCTCACATCAGAAGTGGATGACTACCAGCTACATCAGTTCTTTCTGAAAAAATTCCCTTCATGTAAAGGAGCTAAAGTTGTCACAGATCCCTATGGGAACTCCAG GGGTTATGGCTTTGTCAAGTTTAGCGACGAGAATGAACAGAAGAAAGCCCTCGAGGAGTTTCAGAATGCTTCGGGTCTCGGAGGAAAACCCATCAGGATAAGCATCGCCGTCAACAAAGG CAACAAAGCAAGCACTTACCACAACCAGAATAACACCTACAACACCAACTATCAGCAGCAGTACTATCAGCAGCCCTACAACAGTTACTACCCACAGTGGGGCTATGATCAGTACAGCGGTTACAACTACGGATATAACCCTTATGCGGCCCCCCCTCCAATGATGGGACCACCTCCACCCATGGGAATGCCTCCCATGCCCCCTGACATGCAGGGATCCACAGAG GCACATGATGGCACAGAGGAAGTTGAGGAGGACCCTTCTGAAg ACCCAAACCCACAGGTGGATGTGGAAGAGTTAAATAGGCAGTACATGGAGCGAAGTGAGGAGCTCTATGATTCGCTCATGGAGTGTCACTGGCTGCCAATGGACACCATCACATCTGACATTTCTATGATGAACGGCTCATGA
- the myh7l gene encoding myosin heavy chain 7-like isoform X2, which yields MGDAEMSVFGAAAPYLRKSEKERLEAQTKAFDLKKECFVPDAIEEFVKATVVSREGDKVTVETQGGKTVTVKEADVLQQNPPKFDKIEDMAMLTFLHEPAVLFNLKERYAAWMIYTYSGLFCVTVNPYKWLPVYNQEVVIAYRGKKRTEAPPHIYSISDNAYQYMLADRENQSILITGESGAGKTVNTKRVIQYFASIAASGGKKDQDKNKGTLEDQIIQANPALEAFGNAKTIRNDNSSRFGKFIRIHFDTRGKLASADIETYLLEKSRVTFQLKAERDYHIFYQILSNKKPEILEMLLVTSNPYDYAFISQGETTVPSIDDSDELMATDSAFDILGFTQEEKNSVYKLTGAIMHYGNMKFKQKQREEQAEADGTEDADKSAYLMGLNSADLIKGLCHPRVKVGNEWVTKGQNVQQVNYAIGALSKAVYEKMFLWMVVRINQSLETKQPRQYFIGVLDIAGFEIFDFNTFEQLCINFTNEKLQQFFNHHMFVLEQEEYKKEGIEWEFIDFGMDLQACIDLIEKPMGIMSILEEECMFPKASDATFKAKLYDNHLGKSNNFQKPRLVKGKPEAHFALVHYAGTVDYNINNWLVKNKDPLNETVVGLYQKSSLKLLSNLFANYAGADSATGDGGKKEKKKKGSSFQTVSALHRENLNKLMTNLRSTHPHFVRCLIPNETKTPGAMENPLVMHQLRCNGVLEGIRICRKGFPNRILYGDFKQRYRILNPAAIPEGQFIDSKKGAEKLLGSLDIDHQQYRFGHTKVFFKAGLLGQLEEMRDERLSKIITGIQAKSRGLLSRAEYIKMVERRDALLVIQWNVRAFMAVKNWPWMKLFFKIKPLLRSAEAEKEMANMKEEFLKLKEAYAKSEARRKELEEKMVTLLQEKNDLQLQVQAEQDNLCDAEERCEGLIKNKIQMEAKAKELTERLEDEEEMNAELTAKKRKLEDECSELKKDIDDLELTLAKVEKEKHATENKVKNLTEEMAALDDIIAKLTKEKKALQEAHQQTLDDLQSEEDKVNTLTKAKVKLEQQVDDLEGSLEQEKKIRMDLERAKRKLEGDLKLTQESIMDLENDKQQLEEKLKK from the exons ATGGGCGATGCTGAAATGTCTGTTTTTGGGGCCGCAGCGCCTTACCTGCGGAAGTCTGAAAAGGAGCGTCTTGAGGCGCAGACGAAAGCCTTTGACTTAAAGAAGGAATGCTTTGTGCCGGATGCAATAGAGGAGTTTGTTAAAGCCACCGTCGTGAGCCGAGAGGGTGACAAAGTCACTGTGGAGACACAAGGAGGCAAG ACTGTGACTGTCAAAGAGGCAGATGTTCTGCAACAGAACCCTCCCAAATTTGATAAAATTGAAGACATGGCAATGCTGACCTTTCTCCATGAGCCAGCAGTGCTGTTTAACCTCAAAGAGCGCTATGCAGCATGGATGATCTAT ACCTACTCAGGGCTGTTTTGTGTCACTGTCAACCCCTACAAGTGGCTGCCGGTGTACAATCAGGAGGTTGTTATAGCCTATAGAGGGAAAAAGAGGACTGAAGCTCCTCCCCACATCTATTCTATCTCTGACAATGCCTACCAATACATGTTAGCAG ACAGAGAAAACCAGTCTATCCTTATCAC TGGAGAATCTGGCGCTGGGAAGACTGTCAACACTAAAAGAGTCATTCAGTACTTTGCCAGCATTGCAGCAAGTGGAGGGAAGAAAGACCAAGACAAGAACAAG GGAACACTGGAGGATCAAATCATCCAGGCTAACCCTGCCTTGGAGGCATTTGGTAATGCTAAGACCATCAGAAATGACAACTCCTCCAGATTT gGTAAATTTATTAGAATTCACTTCGATACAAGAGGGAAGCTGGCATCTGCTGACATTGAAACAT ATCTCCTGGAGAAGTCCCGTGTCACCTTTCAGTTGAAGGCTGAAAGAGACTATCACATCTTTTATCAAATCTTATCCAACAAAAAACCTGAAATCCTTG AGATGTTACTAGTGACATCAAACCCCTATGACTACGCATTCATCTCTCAGGGAGAGACCACAGTTCCCTCCATTGATGATTCTGATGAGTTAATGGCAACTGAC AGTGCCTTTGATATATTGGGCTTCACACAAGAAGAAAAGAACTCTGTGTACAAGTTAACTGGAGCCATTATGCATTACGGCAATATGAAGTTCAAGCAGAAGCAGCGAGAGGAACAGGCTGAAGCTGATGGAACTGAGG ATGCTGACAAATCTGCATACCTAATGGGCCTAAACTCTGCTGACCTCATCAAGGGTCTGTGCCATCCAAGAGTCAAAGTAGGAAATGAGTGGGTCACCAAAGGACAGAATGTCCAGCAG GTGAACTATGCTATTGGTGCCTTATCAAAAGCGGTGTATGAGAAAATGTTTCTCTGGATGGTGGTGAGAATCAACCAGTCTCTGGAGACAAAGCAGCCTCGCCAGTATTTCATCGGAGTATTGGATATTGCTGGCTTTGAGATCTTTGAT tttaacaCCTTTGAGCAACTCTGCATCAACTTTACCAATGAGAAACTGCAACAGTTTTTCAACCACCACATGTTTGTGCTGGAACAAGAGGAGTACAAGAAAGAAGGGATTGAATGGGAGTTTATTGACTTTGGCATGGACTTGCAGGCCTGCATCGATCTCATTGAGAAA CCTATGGGCATCATGTCCATCCTTGAAGAGGAGTGCATGTTTCCCAAAGCCAGTGATGCAACCTTTAAAGCAAAGCTTTACGACAACCATCTTGGGAAATCAAACAATTTCCAGAAACCCAGGCTTGTGAAGGGCAAGCCAGAGGCTCACTTTGCTCTTGTTCACTACGCTGGCACAGTAGACTACAACATTAACAACTGGCTGGTGAAGAATAAGGACCCTCTTAACGAAACTGTGGTTGGATTGTACCAGAAGTCCTCTCTGAAGCTGTTGTCTAATCTGTTTGCCAACTACGCTGGTGCAGACTCAG CAACGGGTGATGGTGGGaaaaaagagaagaagaagaaaggaTCATCATTCCAGACAGTGTCAGCACTTCACAGG GAGAATCTCAACAAATTAATGACAAACCTAAGGTCAACTCACCCTCATTTTGTCCGCTGCCTCATTCCCAATGAGACAAAGACTCCTGGTGCGATGGAGAATCCGTTGGTCATGCATCAGCTGCGCTGTAATGGTGTGCTGGAGGGCATCAGGATTTGCAGGAAGGGCTTCCCCAACAGAATCCTCTATGGGGACTTTAAACAGAG ATATCGCATCTTAAACCCTGCAGCTATCCCTGAGGGACAGTTCATAGACAGCAAGAAAGGAGCAGAGAAACTGCTGGGCTCTTTAGATATTGACCACCAACAGTATAGATTTGGACACACTAAG GTATTTTTTAAGGCTGGTCTTCTGGGCCAACTGGAAGAGATGAGAGACGAACGATTATCAAAAATAATCACAGGCATTCAAGCCAAGTCTCGTGGTCTTCTCTCAAGGGCTGAATACATAAAGATGGTAGAACGCAG GGATGCCTTACTTGTGATTCAGTGGAATGTGCGTGCATTCATGGCGGTCAAGAACTGGCCCTGGATGAAGCTCTTCTTTAAAATCAAACCATTGCTGAGATCTGCTGAAGCAGAAAAGGAAATGGCCAATATGAAAGAAGAGTTCTTGAAGCTAAAGGAAGCTTATGCGAAGTCTGAGGCACGTAGAAAAGAACTTGAAGAAAAAATGGTGACTCTTCTCCAAGAAAAGAATGACCTACAACTTCAAGTGCAAGCg gaGCAAGACAACCTCTGTGATGCTGAAGAAAGGTGTGAAGGTCTGATCAAAAACAAGATTCAGATGGAGGCTAAAGCCAAAGAGCTCACAGAGAGACTTGAGGATGAGGAGGAGATGAATGCAGAGCTGACAGCTAAGAAGAGAAAGCTGGAGGACGAATGCTCTGAGCTGAAGAAGGATATTGATGATCTGGAGCTCACTCTGGCTAAAGTGGAGAAAGAGAAGCATGCTACTGAGAACAAG GTGAAGAACCTGACAGAAGAAATGGCAGCTTTAGACGATATCATTGCTAAACTGACAAAGGAGAAGAAAGCCTTGCAGGAAGCTCATCAGCAGACACTGGATGACCTGCAGAGTGAGGAGGACAAAGTCAACACCCTCACCAAGGCAAAAGTAAAACTAGAGCAACAAGTGGATGAT CTTGAGGGATCTCTAGAGCAAGAAAAGAAAATCCGAATGGATCTAGAAAGAGCCAAGAGGAAACTTGAAGGAGATCTGAAGTTAACCCAGGAGAGCATAATGGACCTGGAGAATGACAAGCAGCAACTGGAAGAAAAACTGAAGAAGTAA
- the fitm1l gene encoding fat storage-inducing transmembrane protein 1 — MFLNSILVVITDLAAGLLGNTSFRRHFHLLLSALLLFGPLLSLWVSHYSVFAKRTHFLYRVFLRSGWGWTCIFVGSFVFVLSFSVRRSLTLSLRHLSRLAVAGGLWLGFRKLLCLLENATGSCYEPLSAALEMTSGTNGEGHPLLLLREAETKETCVRSGMLWRGYEVSEDALLLCLCCLLLAEETAVFGPYLNLGGPSEAPLRILFLFCVLLLSLWVFLLLCLLAYFPEFPTQLLGGALGCLSWRALYQGWYRLGPSWYCPGRPGVGLLSTQSKQDELLETQTNAKEID; from the exons ATGTTTCTAAACTCGATCCTTGTGGTCATTACTGACCTGGCAGCTGGACTTCTGGGCAACACATCATTTCGACGTCATTTCCACTTGCTGCTGTCGGCCTTGCTTTTGTTTGGGCCTCTCCTGAGTCTGTGGGTTTCCCATTATAGTGTCTTCGCCAAGAGGACTCACTTTCTGTACAG GGTTTTCCTGCGCTCAGGCTGGGGCTGGACCTGCATCTTTGTTGGCTCTTTTGTCTTCGTTCTCTCGTTCTCAGTTCGCCGTTCGCTCACTCTTTCCCTGCGACACCTGTCTCGGTTAGCAGTGGCCGGTGGACTGTGGTTGGGCTTCCGCAAGCTGCTGTGCTTGCTGGAAAATGCCACAGGGAGCTGCTACGAGCCCCTCAGTGCCGCTCTTGAAATGACTTCTGGGACCAATGGAGAAGGCCACCCTTTACTGCTCTTACGGGAAGCAGAAACAAAGGAGACATGCGTCCGCTCTGGCATGTTGTGGCGAGGCTACGAAGTATCTGAAGATGCCCTCCTGCTGTGTTTGTGCTGCCTGCTTCTGGCTGAGGAGACGGCAGTGTTTGGGCCCTACCTGAACCTGGGTGGACCCTCAGAAGCCCCGCTGCGCATCCTCTTCCTGTTCTGCGTCCTGCTGTTGAGTCTCTGGGTGTTCCTGCTGCTCTGCTTGCTGGCTTATTTCCCAGAATTTCCTACTCAGCTTTTAGGAGGTGCTTTGGGTTGTTTGAGCTGGAGAGCCCTGTATCAGGGCTGGTATCGACTTGGACCTAGCTGGTACTGTCCTGGAAGACCAGGGGTGGGACTTTTGTCCACCCAGAGCAAACAGGATGAGTTATTAGAAACACAAACTAATGCTAAAGAGATCGACTGA
- the mrpl34 gene encoding large ribosomal subunit protein bL34m isoform 1 (isoform 1 is encoded by transcript variant 1), whose product MNTLRTAFSRLNGAHSLCCRNGAPSSIFSCSQLRSLSSVLSRSRPEQNSILQGTLNPKVEGAFQQPLWNHQQVRTVKRGTEYQPSNIKRKRTHGWIKRISTPGGIEVILRRMLKGRKSLTH is encoded by the exons ATGAACACATTACGGACAGCTTTTTCTCGCTTAAATGGGGCACACAGTTTGTGTTG CAGGAATGGTGCTCCCTCATCCATATTCAGCTGCAGTCAGCTACGCTCTCTCAGTTCTGTCCTGTCGAGGTCAAGACCTGAGCAGAACAGCATCCTGCAAGGGACGCTGAACCCCAAAGTTGAGGGAGCCTTTCAGCAGCCGCTCTGGAACCATCAGCAGGTCCGCACAGTCAAACGTGGGACAGAATATCAGCCAAGCAACATCAAACGTAAGAGGACCCATGGCTGGATCAAAAGAATTAGCACTCCAGGTGGGATCGAAGTAATCCTGCGCCGAATGCTCAAAGGACGAAAATCTCTCACTCATTGA
- the mrpl34 gene encoding large ribosomal subunit protein bL34m isoform 2 (isoform 2 is encoded by transcript variant 2), translating into MNTLRTAFSRLNGAHSLCWNGAPSSIFSCSQLRSLSSVLSRSRPEQNSILQGTLNPKVEGAFQQPLWNHQQVRTVKRGTEYQPSNIKRKRTHGWIKRISTPGGIEVILRRMLKGRKSLTH; encoded by the exons ATGAACACATTACGGACAGCTTTTTCTCGCTTAAATGGGGCACACAGTTTGTGTTG GAATGGTGCTCCCTCATCCATATTCAGCTGCAGTCAGCTACGCTCTCTCAGTTCTGTCCTGTCGAGGTCAAGACCTGAGCAGAACAGCATCCTGCAAGGGACGCTGAACCCCAAAGTTGAGGGAGCCTTTCAGCAGCCGCTCTGGAACCATCAGCAGGTCCGCACAGTCAAACGTGGGACAGAATATCAGCCAAGCAACATCAAACGTAAGAGGACCCATGGCTGGATCAAAAGAATTAGCACTCCAGGTGGGATCGAAGTAATCCTGCGCCGAATGCTCAAAGGACGAAAATCTCTCACTCATTGA